A window from Streptomyces sp. NBC_00335 encodes these proteins:
- a CDS encoding APC family permease, producing the protein MSTDSSTGGGAPQVQRLKANSVGLVGVVFMAVATAAPITAMTGNLPIAVGFGNGIGAPAGYLFATAVLTVFAVGYVAMAKRITAAGAFYGYISHGLGRIAGMASGMLAVLAYIVFEASIVGVFSYFTKTTVHDQLGIDLPWIVYAAGMLAITAALAHFDINLTAKALGVMLVAEIAVLFAVATAVLIAGGGPDGIPLEPVNPKNAFTGISAGLGLFFAFWSWVGFESTAMYGEESKNPKKVIPKATLISVVGVGLFYIYVSWMTIAGNGLAKSVELSASASPLDLFFVPTQTFIGAWAVDAFQWLLLTGSFACGMAFHQCAARYLYAIGREGFLHPGLGRTHAKHGSPYISSMVQTAIATGLVVLFWLTGQDPYIHLYTLLAILGTMAILIVQTLCSFAVIGYFRKNHPEDRHWFRTFTAPLIGGIAMAAVVVLLLVNMKTAAGLAADSFFFTLIPWIVGVVFFGGLGLGLWLKFKAPERYEIIGRVVLEDAAERTDEPADQSAATAPSAANV; encoded by the coding sequence ATGAGCACGGATAGCAGCACCGGCGGCGGCGCACCCCAGGTCCAGCGGCTGAAAGCCAATTCGGTGGGCTTGGTCGGTGTCGTCTTCATGGCCGTCGCCACCGCCGCTCCGATCACCGCGATGACCGGCAACCTTCCCATCGCGGTCGGCTTCGGAAACGGCATCGGAGCCCCGGCCGGATACCTCTTCGCCACCGCCGTCCTGACCGTCTTCGCCGTCGGCTACGTCGCCATGGCCAAGCGGATCACCGCCGCCGGCGCCTTCTACGGGTACATCTCGCACGGCCTCGGCCGGATCGCCGGCATGGCCTCCGGCATGCTCGCGGTCCTCGCCTACATCGTCTTCGAGGCCTCGATCGTCGGCGTCTTCTCCTACTTCACCAAGACCACCGTCCACGACCAGCTCGGCATAGACCTGCCCTGGATCGTCTACGCGGCCGGCATGCTCGCGATCACCGCGGCCCTCGCCCACTTCGACATCAACCTCACGGCCAAGGCCCTGGGCGTGATGCTCGTCGCCGAGATCGCCGTCCTCTTCGCCGTCGCCACCGCCGTACTGATCGCGGGCGGCGGCCCCGACGGGATCCCGCTGGAGCCCGTCAACCCGAAGAACGCCTTCACCGGAATCTCCGCCGGGCTCGGCCTCTTCTTCGCCTTCTGGTCCTGGGTCGGCTTCGAGTCCACCGCCATGTACGGCGAGGAGTCGAAGAACCCGAAGAAGGTCATCCCCAAGGCCACCCTGATCTCCGTCGTCGGCGTCGGCCTCTTCTACATCTACGTCTCCTGGATGACCATCGCGGGCAACGGCCTCGCCAAGTCCGTGGAGCTCTCGGCCTCCGCGAGCCCGCTCGACCTGTTCTTCGTCCCCACCCAGACCTTCATCGGCGCCTGGGCCGTCGACGCCTTCCAGTGGCTGCTGCTCACCGGCTCCTTCGCCTGCGGCATGGCCTTCCACCAGTGCGCCGCCCGCTACCTCTACGCCATCGGCCGCGAGGGCTTCCTGCACCCGGGCCTGGGCCGTACGCACGCCAAGCACGGCTCCCCGTACATCTCCTCCATGGTGCAGACGGCCATCGCCACCGGCCTGGTCGTGCTGTTCTGGCTGACCGGGCAGGACCCGTACATCCACCTGTACACGCTGCTCGCGATCCTCGGCACCATGGCGATCCTCATCGTCCAGACCCTGTGCTCCTTCGCCGTGATCGGCTACTTCCGCAAGAACCACCCCGAGGACCGGCACTGGTTCCGCACCTTCACGGCCCCGCTGATCGGCGGCATCGCCATGGCCGCCGTGGTCGTCCTGCTGCTGGTCAACATGAAGACGGCGGCCGGGCTGGCCGCCGACTCGTTCTTCTTCACCCTGATCCCGTGGATCGTCGGGGTCGTCTTCTTCGGCGGGCTCGGACTCGGGCTGTGGCTGAAGTTCAAGGCCCCCGAGCGCTACGAGATCATCGGCCGCGTCGTCCTGGAGGACGCCGCCGAGCGCACCGACGAGCCCGCCGACCAGTCCGCCGCCACCGCCCCCTCCGCCGCGAACGTCTGA
- a CDS encoding flavin monoamine oxidase family protein, with amino-acid sequence MARTPLMHALRQLAAEHAAARRLGLPVAEVRGSTRRQLLGRAAALGLGTAVASAAAAPALAHAVEADKKPVTPARVAIVGAGISGLTAALTLKDAGVPFTLYEANPSRVGGRMWSQRSLWAYGQTSEIGGELIDTSHKKILELCRRFNLPTEDFLGGGPNGAEEVLWFNGTYYPREQADVDFNAVYQALRRDLQEAGEVSWNSTTPAGTALDNMTLHQWIETRIPGGHGSRLGRFIDVAYNVEYGADTDQQSALALVLLMGYQPNPGNFNVWGLSNERYHITGGNDQLPNAIAQALPAGSTVMGRELVAVRVSADGTQTLTFNDAGATRTVVADHTILCLPLPILQRIDITGAGFDPLMKNLLRDARMGYCTKLNMQFTSRPWRGTGPWPGVSAGDCFTDSEVQQTWDTTKVQPGNGGILLQYGGGTLAGAITPATPFATDSDPYVRALAGRMLTGIDAFFPGTKAAWNGKAQISAWHRNPYALGAYSYWPTGYLHKYAKYEGTAQGRIHIGGEHCSYDFQGFMEGGATEGERAAKEVITALT; translated from the coding sequence ATGGCCCGTACGCCACTGATGCACGCGCTCCGCCAGCTCGCCGCCGAACACGCCGCCGCCCGCCGGCTCGGCCTGCCCGTCGCCGAGGTCCGCGGCTCCACCCGCCGCCAGCTCCTGGGACGCGCCGCCGCGCTCGGCCTCGGTACCGCCGTCGCCTCGGCGGCCGCCGCCCCCGCGCTCGCCCACGCCGTGGAGGCCGACAAGAAGCCCGTCACCCCCGCCCGCGTCGCCATCGTCGGCGCCGGCATCTCGGGGCTGACCGCCGCCCTCACCCTCAAGGACGCGGGCGTCCCCTTCACGCTCTACGAGGCCAACCCGAGCCGCGTCGGCGGCCGGATGTGGAGCCAGCGCTCCCTGTGGGCCTACGGGCAGACCTCCGAGATCGGCGGCGAGCTGATCGACACCAGCCACAAGAAGATCCTGGAGCTGTGCCGCCGCTTCAACCTCCCCACCGAGGACTTCCTCGGCGGCGGCCCCAACGGGGCGGAGGAGGTCCTCTGGTTCAACGGGACGTACTACCCCCGCGAGCAGGCCGACGTGGACTTCAACGCCGTCTACCAGGCCCTGCGCCGCGACCTCCAGGAGGCCGGCGAGGTCTCCTGGAACTCCACGACCCCCGCGGGCACCGCCCTGGACAACATGACGCTCCACCAGTGGATCGAGACCCGGATCCCCGGCGGACACGGCTCGCGGCTCGGCCGCTTCATCGACGTGGCGTACAACGTCGAGTACGGGGCCGACACCGATCAGCAGTCCGCCCTCGCGCTGGTCCTGCTGATGGGCTACCAGCCCAACCCGGGCAACTTCAACGTCTGGGGCCTGTCCAACGAGCGCTACCACATCACCGGCGGCAACGATCAGCTGCCGAACGCCATCGCCCAGGCCCTGCCCGCCGGTTCGACCGTCATGGGCCGCGAGCTGGTCGCCGTACGCGTCTCCGCCGACGGCACCCAGACGCTGACCTTCAACGACGCGGGCGCCACCCGCACGGTCGTCGCCGACCACACCATCCTGTGCCTGCCGCTGCCGATCCTCCAGCGCATCGACATCACCGGCGCCGGCTTCGACCCGCTGATGAAGAACCTGCTGCGCGACGCCCGCATGGGCTACTGCACCAAGCTCAACATGCAGTTCACCAGCCGCCCCTGGCGCGGCACCGGCCCCTGGCCGGGGGTCTCCGCCGGGGACTGCTTCACCGACAGCGAGGTCCAGCAGACCTGGGACACCACCAAGGTCCAGCCGGGCAACGGCGGCATCCTGCTCCAGTACGGCGGCGGCACCCTGGCCGGCGCGATCACCCCGGCGACCCCCTTCGCCACCGACTCCGACCCCTACGTACGCGCCCTCGCGGGCCGGATGCTCACCGGGATCGACGCCTTCTTCCCCGGCACCAAGGCGGCCTGGAACGGCAAGGCGCAGATATCGGCCTGGCACCGCAATCCGTACGCACTGGGCGCGTACTCGTACTGGCCGACCGGCTACCTGCACAAGTACGCCAAGTACGAGGGCACCGCGCAGGGCCGGATCCACATCGGCGGCGAGCACTGCAGCTACGACTTCCAGGGGTTCATGGAAGGCGGGGCGACCGAGGGGGAGCGGGCGGCGAAGGAGGTCATCACCGCCCTCACGTAA
- a CDS encoding FAD-binding oxidoreductase, which yields MAPLSKAGTALAELREDLSGAVLVPEDPGYDEARTLYNGMIDRRPAVIAQCESPVDVVTAVRFARRLDLPIAVRGGGHSVAGMSLNDGGVVVDLRRMQTVTVHPGASAVRVEGGATMSQLDRACERYGLATTGGRVSTTGVGGFVLGGGTGWLDRKFGLAVDNLLAVDLVTADGEMVTATAEDHPELFWGLHGGGGNFGIATSLTLRLHELPDMSVAFLLYLPEHGPEMVRTYRDVMEDGPREAGGGAIYMTGPPEEFVPPHLVGLLLAGALITYAGPVEELRRLAAPLLAIPHEAELVTDLPYPDLQCMLDDPPGMRNYWSAEYLSGVPDEFVDVFCARADSMPVPSGTQHVVWPQGGAIAEGPADYPISFRDAPWAVHPFGAWEDPADDERVRQWVKDVRADVRPWSTGAVYLNFTGDEGGDRVAAGLGPENMRRLGRLKREYDPDNVFRFNHNIQPA from the coding sequence ATGGCTCCCCTCTCGAAGGCGGGCACGGCACTTGCCGAGCTCCGCGAGGACCTGTCCGGTGCCGTCCTGGTTCCGGAGGATCCGGGGTACGACGAGGCCCGCACCCTCTACAACGGGATGATCGACCGCAGGCCGGCCGTCATCGCGCAGTGCGAGAGTCCGGTGGACGTGGTGACCGCCGTGCGATTCGCACGGCGGCTCGACCTGCCGATCGCGGTGCGCGGCGGCGGCCACAGCGTGGCCGGCATGTCCCTCAACGACGGCGGCGTGGTAGTGGACCTGCGCCGGATGCAGACGGTGACGGTCCATCCCGGGGCCTCGGCCGTCCGCGTCGAGGGCGGCGCCACGATGAGCCAGCTGGACCGGGCCTGCGAGCGGTACGGGCTGGCGACCACCGGCGGCCGCGTTTCCACCACCGGGGTGGGCGGCTTCGTGCTGGGCGGCGGCACCGGGTGGCTGGACCGCAAGTTCGGCCTGGCGGTGGACAACCTGCTCGCGGTCGACCTGGTGACGGCCGACGGGGAGATGGTGACGGCGACCGCCGAGGACCACCCCGAGCTGTTCTGGGGGCTGCACGGCGGCGGCGGGAACTTCGGCATCGCGACCTCGCTGACCCTGCGGCTGCACGAGCTGCCGGACATGTCCGTCGCGTTCCTGCTGTACCTGCCGGAGCACGGGCCCGAGATGGTCCGTACGTACCGGGACGTGATGGAGGACGGGCCGCGCGAGGCCGGCGGCGGCGCCATCTACATGACGGGCCCGCCCGAGGAGTTCGTCCCGCCGCACCTGGTCGGCCTGCTGCTGGCGGGCGCGCTGATCACGTACGCGGGTCCCGTGGAGGAGCTGCGGCGGCTGGCCGCGCCGCTGCTGGCGATCCCGCACGAGGCGGAGCTGGTGACGGACCTGCCCTACCCGGACCTGCAGTGCATGCTCGACGATCCGCCGGGCATGCGGAACTACTGGTCGGCGGAGTACCTGAGCGGGGTGCCCGACGAGTTCGTGGACGTGTTCTGCGCCCGCGCGGACTCCATGCCGGTGCCGAGCGGCACCCAGCACGTGGTGTGGCCCCAGGGCGGCGCGATCGCCGAGGGTCCGGCCGACTACCCGATCTCGTTCCGCGACGCGCCCTGGGCGGTGCACCCGTTCGGAGCCTGGGAGGACCCGGCCGACGACGAGCGCGTCCGGCAGTGGGTCAAGGACGTCCGCGCCGACGTCCGGCCGTGGAGCACCGGCGCGGTCTACCTCAACTTCACCGGGGACGAGGGCGGAGACCGGGTGGCGGCGGGCCTGGGGCCCGAGAACATGCGGCGGCTGGGCCGGTTGAAGCGGGAGTACGACCCGGACAACGTCTTCCGCTTCAACCACAACATCCAGCCCGCCTGA
- a CDS encoding glycoside hydrolase family 15 protein: MSGRIEDYALIGDMQTAALVCRDGAVDWLCLPRFDSHAVFASILGTEEHGFWRIGPAFPAGTEAPRATRRRYRGDSLVLESEWDTPRGTVRVIDFMPPREDHAPQIIRIVEGISGRVPMRSALRMRFSYGRVVPWVHRVDDRTVAVAGPDSVWLDTEAQTYGKDLTTYSDFTVGPGDRMAFCISWQPSHKEPPQPPEPEEALTATTEFWRDWVEQCTYHGPYREAVVRSLITLKALTYAPTGGIVAAPTTSLPEEIGGVRNWDYRYTWLRDAAITLSSLLRTGYREEARAWREWLLRAVAGDPENLQIMYGIAGERELGETELEWLPGYENSRPVRVGNGAAGQLQLDVYGEVTEALHLGHMTGLARNDYASLLQLKLIRYLETHWDQPDEGIWEVRGPRRHFVHSKVMAWVAVDRTIKLIESGDADGPLERWREMRDEIHQDVCEKGYDKERNTFTQSYGSKELDASLLLIPQMGFLPPDDKRVIGTIEAIQRELSTPDGFILRYPTSGEEAGVDGLEGDEGAFLACSFWMADDLAMIGRVDEARRLFEKLLALRNDLGLLAEEWDPKLQRQVGNFPQAFSHVPLIDTALRLTASGAYGG; the protein is encoded by the coding sequence GTGTCCGGGCGCATCGAGGATTACGCACTGATCGGCGACATGCAGACCGCGGCATTGGTCTGCCGGGACGGGGCGGTGGACTGGCTGTGCCTGCCACGCTTCGATTCCCATGCCGTCTTCGCGAGCATTCTCGGCACCGAGGAACACGGGTTCTGGCGGATCGGCCCGGCGTTCCCGGCCGGTACCGAGGCCCCGCGTGCCACCCGGCGCCGCTACCGCGGTGACTCGCTGGTCCTGGAGTCCGAGTGGGACACCCCGCGCGGCACGGTCCGAGTGATCGACTTCATGCCGCCCCGCGAGGACCACGCACCGCAGATCATCCGCATCGTGGAGGGCATCAGCGGGCGCGTCCCCATGCGCTCCGCGCTGCGCATGCGCTTCAGCTACGGCCGGGTGGTGCCCTGGGTGCACCGGGTCGACGACCGCACCGTGGCCGTGGCGGGCCCCGATTCGGTCTGGCTGGACACCGAGGCGCAGACGTACGGCAAGGACCTGACGACGTACTCCGACTTCACCGTCGGGCCGGGCGACCGGATGGCCTTCTGCATCAGCTGGCAGCCCTCGCACAAGGAGCCTCCGCAGCCGCCCGAGCCCGAGGAGGCGCTCACCGCGACCACCGAGTTCTGGCGGGACTGGGTCGAGCAGTGCACGTACCACGGCCCCTACCGGGAGGCGGTGGTCCGCTCCCTGATCACCCTCAAGGCGCTCACGTACGCCCCCACGGGCGGGATCGTCGCCGCGCCCACCACCTCCCTCCCGGAGGAGATCGGCGGGGTCCGCAACTGGGACTACCGCTACACCTGGCTCCGCGACGCCGCCATCACCCTGTCCTCGCTGCTGCGCACCGGATACCGCGAGGAGGCCCGTGCCTGGCGCGAGTGGCTGCTGCGGGCGGTGGCCGGCGACCCGGAGAACCTGCAGATCATGTACGGGATCGCGGGCGAGCGGGAGCTCGGCGAGACCGAGCTGGAGTGGCTGCCGGGATACGAGAACTCCCGGCCCGTCCGGGTCGGCAACGGCGCCGCGGGCCAGCTGCAGCTCGACGTGTACGGGGAGGTCACCGAGGCCCTGCACCTGGGGCACATGACGGGCCTGGCCCGCAACGACTACGCCTCGCTGCTCCAGCTCAAGCTGATCCGCTACCTGGAGACCCACTGGGACCAGCCCGACGAGGGCATCTGGGAGGTGCGCGGCCCGCGCCGGCACTTCGTGCACTCGAAGGTGATGGCGTGGGTGGCCGTGGACCGCACGATCAAGCTGATCGAGAGCGGGGACGCGGACGGCCCGCTGGAGCGGTGGCGCGAGATGCGCGACGAGATCCACCAGGACGTCTGCGAGAAGGGCTACGACAAGGAACGCAACACCTTCACGCAGTCCTACGGGTCCAAGGAGCTGGACGCGTCCCTCCTGCTGATCCCGCAGATGGGCTTCCTGCCGCCGGACGACAAGCGGGTGATCGGCACGATCGAGGCGATCCAGCGCGAGCTGTCGACCCCGGACGGCTTCATCCTGCGCTACCCGACGTCGGGTGAGGAGGCGGGCGTGGACGGCCTGGAGGGCGACGAGGGGGCCTTCCTGGCGTGCTCGTTCTGGATGGCGGACGACCTGGCGATGATCGGCCGGGTCGACGAGGCCCGCCGCCTCTTCGAGAAGCTGCTGGCGCTCCGCAACGACCTGGGGCTGCTGGCGGAGGAATGGGACCCGAAGCTCCAGCGCCAGGTCGGCAACTTCCCCCAGGCCTTCAGCCACGTCCCCCTGATCGACACGGCCCTGCGGCTGACGGCGAGCGGGGCGTACGGGGGCTGA
- a CDS encoding CTP synthase has product MPPKSMTTKHIFVTGGVASSLGKGLTASSLGALLKARGLRVTMQKLDPYLNVDPGTMNPFQHGEVFVTNDGAETDLDIGHYERFLDVDLDGSANVTTGQVYSQVIAKERRGEYLGDTVQVIPHITNEIKHRIRRMATDDVDVVITEVGGTVGDIESLPFLETVRQVRHEVGRDNVFVVHISLLPYIGPSGELKTKPTQHSVAALRNIGIQPDAIVLRADREVPTSIKRKISLMCDVDEEAVVAAIDAKSIYDIPKVLHTEGLDAYVVRKLDLPFRDVNWTVWEDLLDRVHNPDHEVKVALVGKYIDLPDAYLSVTEALRAGGFANRARVQIKWVTSDDCKTPAGAAAVLGDVDAICVPGGFGDRGVNGKVGAITYARENKVPLLGLCLGLQCVVIEAARNLAGIEDANSTEFDASTPNPVISTMEEQLAFVEGAGDLGGTMRLGMYPAKLAEGSIVREVYGDQAYVDERHRHRYEVNNAYRGELEKKAGLVFSGASPDNKLVEYVEYPREVHPYLVATQAHPELRSRPTRPHPLFAGLVKAAVERQQAAK; this is encoded by the coding sequence ATGCCGCCCAAATCCATGACGACCAAGCACATCTTCGTCACCGGGGGTGTCGCTTCCTCCCTCGGCAAGGGCCTGACGGCCTCCAGCCTGGGTGCGCTGCTGAAGGCGCGCGGTCTTCGGGTCACGATGCAGAAGCTCGACCCGTACCTGAACGTCGACCCCGGCACGATGAACCCGTTCCAGCACGGCGAGGTGTTCGTCACCAACGACGGCGCCGAGACCGACCTGGACATCGGTCACTACGAGCGCTTCCTCGACGTCGACCTCGACGGCTCGGCCAACGTCACCACCGGCCAGGTCTACTCGCAGGTCATCGCCAAGGAGCGGCGCGGCGAGTACCTCGGTGACACCGTGCAGGTCATCCCGCACATCACCAACGAGATCAAGCACCGCATCCGCCGCATGGCGACCGACGACGTCGACGTCGTCATCACCGAGGTCGGCGGCACCGTCGGCGACATCGAGTCGCTGCCGTTCCTGGAGACCGTCCGCCAGGTCCGCCACGAGGTCGGCCGCGACAACGTCTTCGTCGTGCACATCTCGCTGCTGCCCTACATCGGCCCCTCCGGCGAGCTGAAGACCAAGCCCACCCAGCACTCGGTGGCGGCGCTGCGCAACATCGGCATCCAGCCCGACGCGATCGTGCTGCGCGCCGACCGCGAGGTCCCGACCTCCATCAAGCGCAAGATCTCGCTGATGTGCGACGTCGACGAGGAGGCCGTGGTCGCCGCGATCGACGCCAAGTCGATCTACGACATCCCCAAGGTCCTGCACACCGAGGGCCTGGACGCGTACGTCGTGCGCAAGCTCGACCTGCCCTTCCGCGACGTCAACTGGACCGTCTGGGAGGACCTGCTCGACCGGGTCCACAACCCCGACCACGAGGTCAAGGTCGCGCTCGTCGGCAAGTACATCGACCTGCCGGACGCCTACCTGTCGGTGACCGAGGCGCTGCGCGCCGGCGGCTTCGCCAACCGGGCCCGCGTCCAGATCAAGTGGGTCACCTCCGACGACTGCAAGACCCCGGCCGGGGCCGCGGCGGTGCTCGGCGACGTGGACGCGATCTGCGTCCCCGGCGGCTTCGGCGACCGCGGCGTCAACGGCAAGGTCGGCGCGATCACCTACGCCCGCGAGAACAAGGTCCCGCTGCTCGGCCTGTGCCTGGGTCTGCAGTGCGTGGTCATCGAGGCCGCGCGGAACCTCGCGGGCATCGAGGACGCGAACTCCACCGAGTTCGACGCCTCCACCCCGAACCCGGTGATCTCCACGATGGAGGAGCAGCTGGCCTTCGTCGAGGGCGCGGGCGACCTGGGCGGCACCATGCGCCTGGGCATGTACCCGGCGAAGCTCGCCGAGGGCTCCATCGTGCGCGAGGTCTACGGAGACCAGGCGTACGTGGACGAGCGCCACCGCCACCGCTACGAGGTCAACAACGCCTACCGCGGCGAGCTGGAGAAGAAGGCCGGCCTGGTCTTCTCCGGCGCCTCCCCGGACAACAAGCTCGTCGAGTACGTCGAGTACCCGCGCGAGGTCCACCCCTACCTGGTGGCCACCCAGGCCCACCCGGAGCTGCGCTCGCGCCCGACGCGCCCGCACCCGCTGTTCGCGGGTCTGGTCAAGGCGGCCGTGGAGCGGCAGCAGGCCGCGAAGTAG
- a CDS encoding NUDIX domain-containing protein, whose product MEIKDTAESWETVSTQRPFQGAKTAVASDEVRMPDGSVARRDYQVHPGSVCVLALDDAGRVLVLSQYRHPVRRRLWELPAGLLDVVGENPLHGAQRELAEEAHVKAEDWRVLADFYASPGGSDEAIRIFLARGVSEADGERYAESGSEEADMELAWVPLPELVRGALAGELANPGLVTGALALSAALAADPALASLRPADAPWPARPYEA is encoded by the coding sequence ATGGAGATCAAGGACACTGCGGAATCCTGGGAGACGGTGTCGACGCAGCGGCCGTTCCAGGGTGCGAAGACGGCGGTCGCCTCCGACGAGGTACGGATGCCGGACGGGTCCGTGGCCCGCCGCGACTACCAGGTGCACCCCGGGTCGGTGTGCGTGCTCGCCCTGGACGACGCGGGACGGGTGCTGGTGCTGAGCCAGTACCGCCACCCGGTGCGGCGGCGGCTGTGGGAGCTCCCGGCGGGGCTCCTGGACGTCGTGGGGGAGAACCCGCTGCACGGGGCGCAGCGCGAGCTCGCGGAGGAGGCGCACGTCAAGGCCGAGGACTGGCGGGTGCTGGCCGACTTCTACGCGTCCCCCGGCGGTTCGGACGAGGCCATCCGGATCTTCCTCGCGAGGGGGGTCTCTGAGGCGGACGGCGAACGCTACGCGGAGTCCGGCTCGGAGGAGGCGGACATGGAGCTGGCGTGGGTGCCGTTGCCGGAGCTGGTACGGGGCGCCCTGGCGGGCGAGCTGGCCAATCCCGGGCTCGTCACGGGAGCCCTGGCGCTGTCGGCCGCCCTGGCCGCCGACCCGGCCCTGGCCTCCCTCCGGCCGGCGGACGCCCCTTGGCCGGCCCGGCCGTACGAGGCGTAG
- a CDS encoding AAA family ATPase — protein MTDFVGRRRELKELREDIARTGLDTLSGRKAKSPRARVLLVAGRPGSGRTALAEALVREIADDYPDGVLKVRLTAPTGETVATERAVRTLLEGLGQPTPPGAAEDDLSSALRTALTGRRMVLLVDDASDPHQVDALLPDTPECLVVVTAEGPLTGIPDVRPCTLGGLDTPSAVRMLVQRIGDVRVANDPRAAEALAEECGGQPAALALAGGWLAARPKASVADVGKQLHDMPGGVGGPLAKAFRLVYESLPQPAQRTLRLLPLAPAGLVDSHVASALAGCSVAAAQSTLEDFAALGLLRSAHDGLYLLPGCLAPLLQALLEAKERPAEVQLARARMLERTVRLLLSCRAMAEPDAEGHDGPVGEPEKLDGVPRALRFADRRAAETWLDTRLPALLAAASLAVADGELDTLARRFVAALAGALSEHRGTAGAAPELYGLHRLVLDVAERRDLYREQAAALLNLADLDAETGRTREALDRYRAALDAGKSANDPYASGRAMESVGGAHQELGDWHRASDWFGRALSHALARGERADEARLYGRLGNVHTYAGRYGDALRNWRAASAGYRKLADVPGQAKALSEMARIQEYAGRPEESLHTCREAVELARKAGDLRLQAALQVRLADTLDRLGDPAAARLHRSAADRLLGDDPAACEIRSVSD, from the coding sequence GTGACGGATTTCGTCGGGCGGCGGCGTGAGCTCAAGGAGCTCCGCGAGGACATCGCGCGAACCGGGCTCGACACCCTCTCCGGCCGCAAGGCCAAGTCGCCGCGGGCCCGCGTGCTGCTCGTCGCGGGGCGACCCGGCTCCGGCCGGACCGCACTCGCCGAAGCGCTGGTCCGCGAGATCGCCGACGACTATCCGGACGGGGTCCTGAAGGTCCGCCTCACCGCCCCCACGGGGGAGACCGTCGCCACCGAGCGTGCCGTCCGCACCCTTCTGGAGGGGCTCGGGCAGCCCACCCCGCCCGGCGCCGCCGAGGACGATCTCAGCTCGGCCCTGCGCACGGCCCTGACCGGCCGCCGCATGGTCCTCCTCGTCGACGACGCCTCCGATCCGCACCAGGTCGACGCCCTGCTGCCGGACACCCCCGAGTGCCTGGTCGTCGTCACCGCCGAGGGCCCGCTGACCGGGATTCCGGATGTCCGCCCCTGCACCCTCGGCGGCCTCGACACCCCCTCGGCCGTCCGCATGCTCGTCCAGCGCATCGGCGACGTCCGCGTCGCCAACGACCCGCGCGCGGCCGAAGCCCTCGCCGAGGAGTGCGGCGGCCAGCCCGCCGCGCTGGCCCTGGCCGGCGGCTGGCTCGCCGCGCGCCCCAAGGCTTCCGTGGCGGACGTGGGCAAGCAGCTGCACGATATGCCCGGCGGTGTCGGCGGCCCGCTGGCCAAGGCCTTCAGGCTCGTCTACGAATCCCTCCCGCAGCCCGCCCAGCGGACCCTGCGGTTGCTTCCGCTTGCCCCCGCGGGCCTCGTCGACTCCCACGTGGCCTCCGCCCTCGCCGGCTGCTCCGTGGCCGCCGCGCAGTCGACCCTGGAGGATTTCGCCGCGCTGGGGCTGCTCAGGTCCGCCCATGACGGGCTGTACTTGCTGCCCGGCTGCCTCGCGCCGCTGCTCCAGGCCCTGCTGGAAGCCAAGGAGCGGCCCGCCGAGGTCCAGCTCGCCCGGGCCCGGATGCTGGAGCGCACCGTACGGCTGCTGCTCTCCTGCCGGGCGATGGCGGAGCCGGATGCGGAGGGGCACGACGGACCCGTCGGGGAGCCGGAGAAGCTCGACGGGGTGCCGCGCGCGCTGCGCTTCGCCGACCGGCGGGCCGCGGAGACCTGGCTGGACACGCGGCTGCCCGCGCTGCTGGCCGCCGCCTCGCTGGCCGTGGCCGACGGGGAGCTGGACACCCTGGCGCGCAGGTTCGTGGCGGCGCTGGCGGGGGCGCTGTCCGAGCACCGCGGCACCGCCGGGGCCGCGCCCGAGCTGTACGGGCTGCACCGGCTCGTGCTGGACGTGGCCGAGCGGCGCGATCTGTACCGGGAGCAGGCCGCCGCGCTGCTGAACCTGGCCGATCTGGACGCCGAGACCGGCCGGACGCGCGAGGCGCTGGACCGCTACCGGGCCGCGCTGGACGCGGGAAAGTCGGCGAACGACCCGTACGCGTCGGGCCGCGCGATGGAATCCGTAGGCGGCGCGCACCAGGAGCTGGGCGACTGGCACCGGGCCTCCGACTGGTTCGGCCGGGCCCTGTCCCACGCCCTCGCGCGGGGGGAGCGCGCGGACGAGGCGCGGCTGTACGGGCGGCTGGGGAACGTGCACACCTACGCGGGCCGGTACGGGGACGCGCTGCGGAACTGGCGGGCGGCCTCGGCCGGCTACCGGAAGCTGGCCGATGTCCCCGGCCAGGCAAAGGCGTTGAGCGAGATGGCGCGGATCCAGGAGTACGCGGGCCGGCCCGAGGAATCGCTGCACACCTGCCGGGAGGCGGTGGAGCTCGCGCGCAAGGCCGGGGACCTGCGGCTTCAGGCCGCGCTCCAGGTGCGGCTGGCGGACACGCTGGACCGGCTCGGGGATCCCGCGGCGGCCAGGCTGCACAGGTCCGCGGCCGACAGATTGCTGGGAGATGACCCCGCAGCCTGCGAAATCCGCAGCGTTTCCGACTGA